The Flexivirga aerilata sequence TGCTCCTGCCAGTCGGCGAGCTTCTTGTGCTGGTCGTCGAGCAGGAACTCGCTGACGTCGAAGCCGATCCCGCCCGCACCGACCACCGCCACGTGTTTGCCGGCCTCGACCTCGCCGCGCAGCAACGCGTCGTAGGCGACGACGGTCGGGTGGTCGATGCCGGGGATGTCCGGCACCCGGGGACGCACGCCCGTGGCGACCACCACGTCGTCATACCCGCGCAGGTGGTCGTCGGTGACGGTGACGCCGAGCCGGACGTCGACGCCGAGTACGTCGAGCCGTCGGCGGTAGTAGCGCACGGTCTCGGTGAACTCCTCCTTGCCCGGGATGCGCATCGCCAGCCGGAACTGCCCGCCGATCTCGGTGTCGCGCTCGAAAAGCGTGACCTGGTGCCCCTTTTCGGCCATCGAGACCGCTGCGGCCAGCCCGGCCGGGCCGGCGCCGACCACTGCGACCTGCTTGCGCCTCGCCTGCGGCACCGGCAGCAGCACCAGCGTGGTCTCCCGGCCGGCGCGCGGGTTGACCAGACAGCTCGCCTTCTTGTTGGCGAACGTGTGGTCCAGGCAGGCCTGGTTGCACGCGATGCAGGTGTTGATCTCGTCGGCGCGGCCCTGGCCGGCCTTGGCCACGAAGTCGGGGTCGGCCAGCAGCGGCCGCGCCATCGAGATGAGATCGGCCTGACCGGTCGCGACGATCTCCTCGCCGACCTCGGGGGTGTTGATCCGGTTGGACGCCATGACCGGGATGCCGACCTCCCGGCGCAGCCGGGCCGTCCAGTCGACGAACGCGGCGCGCGGCACGGACGTGACGATGGTCGGCACTCGCGCCTCGTGCCACCCGATGCCGGTGCCGAACATCGAGGCGCCCGCCTCCTCCAGCCGCCCCGCGAGCGTGACGACCTCGTCCCAGGTCTGGCCGTGCTCGACCAGGTCGACCAGCGAGATGCGGTAGTCGACGACGAAGCCGGACCCGACGGCGTCCTTGACCCGGCGGACGATCTCGACCGGGAAGCGCATGCGCTTGTCGGCGCTGCCGCCCCAGGCGTCGGTGCGGTCATTGGTGCGGGCGGCGAGGAACTGGTTGATCAGATATCCCTCCGACCCCATGATCTCGACGCCGTCATACCCGGCCCGCTGCGCCAGCACGGCCGCCCGCACGTAGGCGTCGATCGTCCGCTCGACGCCCTTTGCCGACAGGGCCCGCGGCCGGAAGGGCGTGATCGGGGACTTGCGGCCGCTCGCCGACCGGATCATCGGGTGGTAGCCGTATCGGCCGGCGTGCAGGATCTGCAACAGGATCCGGCTGTCGTGCCGGTGCACCGCGTCGGTGATGCGTCGGTGCTTGTCGGCGGCGCGGCGGGTCCGCAGCAGGGACCCCGCCGGCAGCAGCCAGCCCTCGACGGTGGGCGCGAAGCCACCGGTGATCAGCATGCCGGTGCCCCCTTCGGCGCGCGCCGCGAAGTAGGCCGCCAGCTCCGGGAAGTGCTTGGACCGGTCCTCGTAGCCGGTGTGCATCGAACCCATCACCACCCGGTTGCGCAGCGTGACGCCGTCGATGGTGATCGGGGACAAGAGGTGGTCGTAGGCCATCAGCACTTCTCTCAGGAGGAGGTGGACCGGACGAGCGTGTCCGGCGTCGTTGTCGCATCGGCGCCAAGCGCGGCGAGCATCTCGTCACACCACTCGACGTAACCGCGTTCCTGCCGTATGCCGCCGCGCAGCACCAGCCACGCCGGGAGTTCGTCGTCGGACAGCCTTGCCGGGTCCGGGAAGTGCCTGCGCTCGTCCGCGACGTAGTAGTCGAGCTGCTCCGCGTGCACCGCCCGCTGCCGGACGATGTCGGCGACGATCGCCGCCCGGTCACCGAACGGCATCGCCCGCACCTTGACCGCGAACTCACTGCGGTGGGTCTCCCCGGGAGTCGGCTCGCGGGTCCACTCCACCAGTCGCCCGCGACCGGCGGTCGTCAGCCGGTAGACCTTGCGATCCGGCCGCACGCCGCCACCGGACTGCCGACGGATGGTCACCAGGCCGTCCGCGTCCATGCGCGCGAGCACCCGGTAGATCTGCTGGTGGGTGGCGCTCCAGAAGAAGCCGATCGACTTGTCGAAGCGGCGCGTCAGGTCGTAACCGCTCGCGGGCTGTTCCGCAAGTGAGACGAGGATGGCGTGCTCCAGCGACATGCGCTTAGCTTCATATGCAACAAGGTGCATGTCAACGGGGCGACGGGCCGGGGCGCGGACGTTGTGCGGACCGCGGGCCTACTCCGCAAGGTGGCGCAAAGGTGGCGCATTCCCGACACGGCGGATATCCGTCGCACCGAAGCCCTTATGAACGGACGCCCGTTCAAGTAGGTTGGAGACAATGGACATCGTTGCGACTAC is a genomic window containing:
- a CDS encoding NADPH-dependent 2,4-dienoyl-CoA reductase; amino-acid sequence: MAYDHLLSPITIDGVTLRNRVVMGSMHTGYEDRSKHFPELAAYFAARAEGGTGMLITGGFAPTVEGWLLPAGSLLRTRRAADKHRRITDAVHRHDSRILLQILHAGRYGYHPMIRSASGRKSPITPFRPRALSAKGVERTIDAYVRAAVLAQRAGYDGVEIMGSEGYLINQFLAARTNDRTDAWGGSADKRMRFPVEIVRRVKDAVGSGFVVDYRISLVDLVEHGQTWDEVVTLAGRLEEAGASMFGTGIGWHEARVPTIVTSVPRAAFVDWTARLRREVGIPVMASNRINTPEVGEEIVATGQADLISMARPLLADPDFVAKAGQGRADEINTCIACNQACLDHTFANKKASCLVNPRAGRETTLVLLPVPQARRKQVAVVGAGPAGLAAAVSMAEKGHQVTLFERDTEIGGQFRLAMRIPGKEEFTETVRYYRRRLDVLGVDVRLGVTVTDDHLRGYDDVVVATGVRPRVPDIPGIDHPTVVAYDALLRGEVEAGKHVAVVGAGGIGFDVSEFLLDDQHKKLADWQEQWGVTDDPAAVGGLTTKRHAEPRRTVYLLQRKPAPLGKGLAKTTGWVHRAALKDAEVEMIGGVSYDRIDDAGLHITVRSGKEVPQQRLLEVDTIVVCAGQESVRDLAMPEDAARHLIGGADVAAELDAKRAIRQATELAARL
- a CDS encoding PadR family transcriptional regulator → MSLEHAILVSLAEQPASGYDLTRRFDKSIGFFWSATHQQIYRVLARMDADGLVTIRRQSGGGVRPDRKVYRLTTAGRGRLVEWTREPTPGETHRSEFAVKVRAMPFGDRAAIVADIVRQRAVHAEQLDYYVADERRHFPDPARLSDDELPAWLVLRGGIRQERGYVEWCDEMLAALGADATTTPDTLVRSTSS